The genomic stretch GGACTGGCTGTGCCCTGCGGCAGCTCCGGTGGGTTTCAGCAGAGCCTGTTGAGCCGCGGGCTGTTGGGTTACAACCACTACCGTAACACGTACAACACAATACGGAGGAGGACGGTGAAGAGGTTAATGTTTAAGAAAGGCTTTATCTGTCCATATTGCGGCAAATGTTTCGAGCGTGCCGGGCACCTTGAGAGGCATAAAAGGATTCATACTGGTGAAAAACCATATCGTTGTGAGATCTGTGGGAGGCGCTTCAATCAAAACTGCAGCCTGAAGGAGCACATGAAGATTCACAGACGGTGTAAGTAAAATAATTCAGCATCTGCCACGGATCCttaaacacaaagataaaaaggaaaacgtgaccaaagtgctttttcttttgaagaagaaaagacCCAAAGAATCAGTGTAATACTTGGCAGATTTCATGAGTAGGATTAGATCTACATGCTAAACTGGGTGTTGCTGAGGAAGAGTCTCTGCACTCAGCTATATTCTCATGACAGAAAgaaattctttgtttttgtgctcagGGAGGTCAGGACCCTGAGCTGTGGAGCTGTTGGGGCTTTAGGGtcttggtgtgggtgaggaggattcagaggatagggttaaatggaggcagatgattcgctggcgggagcagccgaaaggaaaagaagtcgTAGTCCAGGAGCCAGCAGGGCAGGATTATGGTGGTTATGGTTAGTGAATCAGACATGGATCCCCCAGTGGGGTCACTGGCTGTCCAGCAGCATACAGCATTTATGTTGCACTGaaagattatttatttgtatcCTAATGTGGTGTGAAGTCCTTGTTCAGACCTCGAATAAAAATATTTTCGATTTTTAAGAATATTGATTTGGAGAAGGAAGAAATCTGTCTCTGAACCGGCAGGTCCTCCACATTTCCAGCTCAAACCCATCGGTACCTGGTTGTAAGTCCTGACATGCTATATTTGTCCCCTGTCTTGGGAGTCTTGGTTCAGTTCCCAGTTGCAGGTCTCGGGCTGTGGCATTCCTCTGTGTCACAGTCAGCAGAGAAAAATGTAGTTTGGGTGAGATGATGGGACATGGGGGATGGTGGTCTAAAAGTGCCCCACTGACCACTGGGTTCACTTGTCTGGTTTTTAAGAAGACTGTTCTCCTGCTTCTTAGGGTAGGACTCCAAGCCTTCCCTCTGAGACCCATCAGGGATTAATTACCATGCAACTGTGTACCCACCAGGGTATTCAAGCAACCTTGAGATGCTTTGCTAATTTGTTGTTCTGCTAATTGTAGCATAGAAATAAGGTACATCTGTATTTGGGCAGTGCAGGTCCCTTACAGTCCAAAGCTCAGTTTGCCATGAGCAGTTAATgcactaaatgttttttttgctgtgacGTAATAGCACCTGTTTTTCCTTAGTAAAGGTCAAGGtgatattttattaacatgtgtatttttaatgatttaggGGGGTGTAATATCTTCAAAAATGAGAACTGCCAACTAGTTTGTTTCAATTTATTAAAGTAAAATCCATGTATCTTATTAATATTTATGTGGTTCTGTTCATTCTTCTGCTTCCTCACTTAAGTGAGAAACTGAGATATGTTTATatctatatttttttccatgtttgaatacgttttacttgtttttaataaaaaccgACAGTTAATTTCAGGCTCATCAACATGTTTGTGCAGTTAAACCAGGAGAGActaaaatctgatttttctaGTACAAAGTCAAACTGGTACACGCCTTCATGACCTACATGTCTGGCACATCATATATTTAGAATGTTTAGTAGTTAATAGCAAAAAACCTGTTTCTGCTCTAACAGGCATTGAGCCCGGAGTAGCTGAGATCCACGTGGGTGAACAGAAGCCGATTCCTGTGGTGAATCCATGTACTGATACTCAACGCCCTGAGGAAGAGAGCCAGCCCAACGCTGAGGGTGGCCTCCCTAAGAGTCAGGACGGTCTCCCAATACTTGTACAGGTAAAATCTGAGCCTGCAGAGCAGAACGTAACACAGACGCTGTTTCATGGCGGAAACGAGCAGTCGAGGGAAGGAGCAGACACCCTCAGTGAGAACTTTGTAGCGTTTGAGAGAGACAACCAGCGGTGGATGTCCAcattacaaagacaaaacaccGCAGTGATGAGCACTGCAGAATATCAGAGTATGACACCCTTTCCTGGGATTGCTCAGTTACACCCAACACCACCTGGGGCTTCATGTAGCACCTTCACTTTACCAGGGAAACCATGCGGGGAACTCACAAACGGCACACTCTCCCAAACAGCCTATGGGTCCTCAGACACACTCCTGTTGTCGAATGAATCAGGGTCACATGGCATGCCAGAAGCCTCGCTTAATCACAGCTGGCAGAGGGGCAGGTCTTTGCAGGCGTTCAAGCCAAAAAAATGCTTTCCCTGCTCGTACTGCGGCAAGATCTTTGAGCGCTCTGGCCACCTGGAGAGACATTTACGAATTCATACCGGAGAGAAGCCATACGGCTGCCATATCTGCGGGAGGTGTTTCAATCAGAAGAGCAGCCTCAAGGGCCACATGAGGACACACAGAAACGGTAAGAGAGAGTGATATGTGTCTGAATAATGATTATTAATTAACCTATTAATTTTTTGATTGACATCATTTGGtcaggaaaaaaagagacatattCAGATCACATGTGAGAATCTGGGCCCAGGATGTTTTCCTTATGAAAAGTGCACAGTTATTGATATTTCACTGAGAACCAAAGTACTGACGGTCTCCAAAGGTGCCACAAAGGTAGTAGGTTAAATTAAGGGTGttccctatatatatatatatatatatatatatatatatattttttatgccACCATTTATTGGATCCATATCCTGCACACAAATGCGTCTGCTCATCTGCTCagttaattctgtttttttctgaaataggGGAGAACACAGATGTCCTGGAGACTCATCACCTGATATTTACAATGCCTGACAACCAATCACTGGAGAACCAGACAGACCACAAGACCAGACTAGCAGCTTTTGACGAACAGTTACCAGGTTCTGTGTACAGCGAGGCAGTTGGTGAGCAAACAGTCGTGGTAAAAGTGGAGCCAGATGGGGAGGGTTTTCAGACTGGAGGTCAGGCAGGGACTGAGAGCGGCACAGGAGCTCCAGACCAAAGTCAGGCTTGGACATCTGGGATAGAGAGGAGTAGTGAACCCACTGAACAAACTGTCTGTGTACTCTTACCTGATGTCAAGTATCGCCTCAGTCCTGTTGCTGGAGTCACCTGTGAGCTGCAGGGATACATGTCACCAATGAAGAATCAGTCTTTTGTAGACAACAATGAAAAGGGAGAAATGATGCACAGTGATCAGTATTCAGTGATAGGAAGACCGTCAAGAAGCTCTGATGCAACACTGGCACCTGAGCTGCAGGTTCACCATGTTCCACTGGAGGTGGCTGTGAATGATTACAGTGCAGTGAGTGACAGGTCTCAGGAATTTGAACTTAATATGAGTGCCTCAGGCAACTATGAGGACAACTGTGGCGCCAACGCCAGCAGGCAAAATTGCTTTATATGCTCAGACTGTGGGCAGAGCTTTGATACTTTCAGTGCGTTTCAGAGGCACCAGTGTAAGAATATCCCAAAGCAGTCCTTCAGCTGTGAGATCTGCGGAGAGATCTTTGAACAGATGAGTGTCCTGAAATTGCACCTTAAACTGCATTTAGACTAAAATCAAGGAAAAATCAGGTTTCATCACATTCAATTGTAACACATTTCATATTGTACTAATTCATTTTCTCACGGTCGACAAATCGGTGCAAGCTCTAAAATATTTGACAAGTCTCAAAACTTCTAGTCTAGTCTTCCAGTCTaaagctgaaaaacagacagcacTAGCTTTCGGTTTGCATCAGCAGTACAATCTTTCTGCAGTAAGGACAGAACTGTTTCTGTTAGATTTCAAGCACTAAATGTTTTCCTGCTTCTTTGGCCTACCCCGACGTTCTTCCTTCTATGAACAATAGCATGACCTTTTTGAGGGCATTGAGTACTGTTGGCTTGGACAGTGGTACTTTGGTTGCTCTGTGTTGGCCCAAATTGGGCTTGAGTCGCTCTGATAACTACTTAATTACTGTAAGCATAAACCAAAGTGCCGTTTCAACGGTTACAATTTGAATCTGTCCCATTTTCTGGTCTGCAGCCACA from Mastacembelus armatus chromosome 17, fMasArm1.2, whole genome shotgun sequence encodes the following:
- the LOC117152736 gene encoding zinc finger protein 236-like, producing the protein MLSSVALRAQITSIIDALSKAAVAEIAKVVEDGMVVLRLEMCQRENEIKTLRSNVEFLHNELRAAQDKVTLRPEDGQRGVGDDRTSLENVNADKDHSSLSIPEAQVKLEPVEEGREEPSGPPDQLREDATLFEGDGGQWRSTTQNETGHSSSDYLYLGQSSLSCLHESSLGAGLAVPCGSSGGFQQSLLSRGLLGYNHYRNTYNTIRRRTVKRLMFKKGFICPYCGKCFERAGHLERHKRIHTGEKPYRCEICGRRFNQNCSLKEHMKIHRRCIEPGVAEIHVGEQKPIPVVNPCTDTQRPEEESQPNAEGGLPKSQDGLPILVQVKSEPAEQNVTQTLFHGGNEQSREGADTLSENFVAFERDNQRWMSTLQRQNTAVMSTAEYQSMTPFPGIAQLHPTPPGASCSTFTLPGKPCGELTNGTLSQTAYGSSDTLLLSNESGSHGMPEASLNHSWQRGRSLQAFKPKKCFPCSYCGKIFERSGHLERHLRIHTGEKPYGCHICGRCFNQKSSLKGHMRTHRNGENTDVLETHHLIFTMPDNQSLENQTDHKTRLAAFDEQLPGSVYSEAVGEQTVVVKVEPDGEGFQTGGQAGTESGTGAPDQSQAWTSGIERSSEPTEQTVCVLLPDVKYRLSPVAGVTCELQGYMSPMKNQSFVDNNEKGEMMHSDQYSVIGRPSRSSDATLAPELQVHHVPLEVAVNDYSAVSDRSQEFELNMSASGNYEDNCGANASRQNCFICSDCGQSFDTFSAFQRHQCKNIPKQSFSCEICGEIFEQMSVLKLHLKLHLD